The Pseudomonas marvdashtae nucleotide sequence GTTCGCTGCCGTCGGGGTTGAGGCGGCGGCTGATCAGGTGCAGGTCGTCGGCGTATTCGTAGCGGGTGATGCGCCCCAGTTCGTCGCGTTCAGCGGTGACCTTGCCGTAGGCGTTGTAGCTCCAGGCGCGGGTCGCGCCGGTGGGCAAGGTGGTTTGCAGCAAGCGGCCGACGGCGTCCCATTGGTAATGGGTGATGGCGCCGTGTTCGTCTTGACGACTGACCTGTCGGCCGAGCTCATCGTAGGTGTATTGAAGCAGGCTGTCGTCGGGCAGGCATTCCTCAACCAATTGGCCGAGCTTGTTCCAGGCCAATGAATGGAGGCTACCGTCGGGGTGGGCAATGTGGATCAGGCGACCTTGGTCGCTGTAATGGTAGTCAGTGATGTTTCCATCTGGATCGGTCTGCTGGGTGATGTCACCTTGTTGATTGCGGCGATATTTCCAGCTGGCTTCGCCACGGTGGACGTCACTTACGAATCCATTGATGTGCTCGTAAATCACCGCCTCTTCTTCTGGCGGAATGACCGCTATCAGCAAGCCGTCTTCGTCGTAGCGATATTCGGTCACGGCGCCCAGCGGGTCTTGCTCCGCGATCAACTGACCCTTTTCGTTATAGGCCTTGCGATGCTGCGCACCGTCCGGATCGGTCTTGCTGGTCAGCCGCGCCTTGTCGTCGTGTGTATAGGTCTCCTTGCTGCCGTCCGCATTGGTTACGGTGACGCTACCTTTATCGTCCCAGGCATAACGCGCTTGCATCTGGGAAAAACTGGCCCAGTGACGAGTGCAGCGGGCCAGCTTGCCTTCGTTCTCCCAGTCCCAGAAAAAACTCGCACCGCCGGCCAGTTGTCGCTCAACGATGACGTGTTGCTCGTTGTAGCGGTAACGCTCGGTTTCCCCAGCGGCATTGGTCGCCTCGACCAGACGGTGCTGGGCGTCATACTTGTATGAAACCAACGTCTGGACAGTCGTCCAGCACTGTTCCAGGGTGTCCGCCGGCTGGAACCGTTGGTAGTCGAGCGCGATGATGCGACGGTCGTCGTAACGCAAGAGCAGGCAGCGGCTTGCGCCGTTTTCCAGGCGTCTGATCTGCCCGCGACCATCGCGGGTAATGTGCAACCGATTGCCGTAGCTGTCGCTGATGGCAACCAGGGGCGCTCCATCGTTGCGAAGCTGGAAATGGTAAAAGGAGGGGCGCTGACCTGCTTGAGCAACGATCAGTTCGTTGGGATCGCTACCGAGGTAAATAGCTGCACGGGAGAGGCTGTTGGTAATCGTAGGACGCTGCTTGCTAGGACGGGGGAAGGGCGTCGACCGATTTTCGTGATCGGTCCAGATGACCTCGTTACCCTTGATTTCGAGCCGATGGGCCAGCGCATGGCTCCAGCCGTAGCCTAGGCCGCAGTCGACTTCCACCGCGCTGGTTCGGTACAGGCGTGTCCACTCGAAAGGCAGCAGACCGTCGAGTTGGCCATCGTTGAGCGTCAATAACTCTTCGCCGGTCACCATCGAGACCGGGCATTTGTCGGTGCAGGTACGGGCGGCGGGCTCGGCGCTGTTGCCGGTCGGTGTCGTTGCCTGCTTGGAGGCATCGTCGCCCGTTTTGCCAGCGACTAACCTGGCGTTTTTCTTGGCATCGATGCGTAGCTCGACCGCGCCTTTTTTCATCGGCGCGGCCATGCCCCGCACCGCCACCGGAATGTACTTGGCGACATAGCCCATGAAGCCATTGATGATGGCGAATACGGACTCTACGAAGCCTATTACCGCCTTGAAGATGATTTCCCCGTATTTCTTTACTCGCGCCGCGAGATAGATGACCCCGGATCCCTCGGCAACCAGTGTCAGGACAATCGCCACCACAATATCGATTACGACGCCCATGGCTGCGGCGGTGGTCATCCTTGCGTAATCTTCGGCCGTTTGCATCGGCGGCAGGCTCGCCAGCCAGATCAGCGCGCAGCGCATCATCAGGAAAAGCGCGGCCTCGTCGCTGGCCAACAGCATGGCCTTCTTCATGACCTCGGGTGTTTGTTTGGCCACCTCGATGAGACGAAGGGCCCCTTCGCCCAATTCATCTCCGAATTTCGCCGGGTTATTCAGGATTTCAAAGACCAGGCTGATGCCATCCCACACGCCTTTGATAGCTTCCCAGCCACCCTCGAGAATGCCGCTGCCCACCGCCAGGGCGGTACCGGACAAAGACAGGCTTGACCACTGCTGCCGGTATCCCGCTGGGCCTTCCCATTTGTTGCGCAGGAATTTTTCCAGCTCGCCTGTCAGCCCGTCATAACTACTGAACAGCGCATCGATCTGAGCCGGGGTGACCTTGCTGTGCACGCGTATCTGGTAGTACTTGCCGGGAACACCGTCAGCCCAGCGGGCCTTTCCTTGAGCGTCCAGCTTGACGGTGCTGGTTGCCCCAGTGTCGACATCGACGATATCTACATCGATATCGCCAATCGGGATGTCGTAGACCGACTCGAACTTGCTTTCGATCAACAAGGGCCCTTTCATAGGGCACCGCGCTACGTTCGAGTTGAAATCGCCGTCAGTCATGCCCACCGATTTCTGGCTGTCACCGATCTTGATGACGCGCTCCATGCCCGTGAGGGAAGGCAGGTCCCTGAGTCGGCTGAAGTCATCGGCGCGTTGTGCATACCAGGCTTGGGTCTGCTCTTGATAACGCTTCAAACTGTCCTTGAATGTCGCCAGTTCCTCGTCGACGAAAGCAATGTGAGCCTTTGCTGACATCAACCTTGCTCCTGAATCAAATCATTCAGCAGCGCTTCCCGAAGATTGTCCCGAGCACCCGCTTGCCGTACGTAGCGGCTGACTTTCAGTCGGAGATTGCTTTTGGGCCAAGCGGTAAACAGATACAGGTGTTCCTCTTCCAGCCACTGCATCAGGCCGTCCAGTGACACTGATGGGTTCTGCTTCGCCAATGCGTCAGACAAGTCCCTCGGCATCTCCCACCATGGCCAATCCCTCGCCGCCGGCACTTTCCTGGGCGATGTCTCCAAGGGTTTGCCATTGATCAGATACCGCTCAAAGACCGGCAGCAGGTTTCCGGCTTCGGCGCCCAGGCCTTCAAGGATTTGCTGGAGGTATCGCCCATCCCAAAACCGGAAGAACACTTCATTGCCGTCCGGCATCTTTACTTGCGTAAGGCTGCGCAGGTGCGCCAGCACCGTTTCCGGCTCACAGCGGGATACCGCCAGCCAGCCCCAATCGAGGGCCTCGGTTTGTGCGATCCATGGCAAGAGCGCCGAGTCGGGTTCGAGCTGGGCGACATAGGGCATCACTGGTTGCCAAGTGGCATAAGGTGTGTCGCCCCAGATGGGAAGCAATGGATGAGCGGGGCCGGACAGGCGAAAGGCTTTCATCGCATCTGATTCGCTCGCCGCGCTGATCACCAGATAAAGGTGCTCGTTTTCCTGCAGCGGCTGTTGGGCCAGCCATGCCACAGGATCGAGGGACATGAATGCCTGTGTTGCCATTGAGGCTTTCCTTCGAAGGGGGGGAGGTCCGGGCTTTCACCCGGCGAAGACGACACTCAATCAAGGATCAAGCCAGGTTCTGCGAGGGCCCGTGAACCGGCGTTTCCGTGCGGTTTCAGACAGTTGAAGGCGGGGCGGCAGGGGATTCGGGCAAAAAATTGCCTGACAACTTGCGTAGTACTGCGTCAGATCTTGCGCATCTTGGTATGAGGAGGTTTCTTGCGGCGGTTTGCCTTGAATATCGGCGTTGCACAGACTGTTCTGCTGGCGAAAAGTCGTACTAGTGAAACTTTTTGCCCCGTTTCAATCTGGGCTTTAAATGCCTCAAATACTTTTTCATGGACGCAAATCCTGCACCTAATAGATTAGTCCGCTCAATGCAGTGGAGACCTATGAAAAATGATCGTTCTGAACAGGGAAGTGGGCGAAGCGCTAAGGCGTGACAAATACGTCAACGTCCGCGGTGGAGACTTCAACCTCTACGGTCATTTCGGCGACTTTGTCCGGCTGACCAAAAGCTGGGAAAACATGGAGCCCGACAGCTATTACGGCCAGGCCGAGTCAGGCATGCGTTTCCGCCGCTACAGCGATTTCGAATACAACCCCACGACCCGCGAACTCAAGCAGCTTGAACACCGCGCCTATGTCCAGTCCAAAGCCAATAACAGCTACGTCGGCGGGCTGGAGCGACACTTCGAGGATTTCTCCAACGAAGTGATCAATTCGCCCGTGATGCGCAGCCTGATCGACACGGACTTCGACGTATACAAAAACGTTCTGCCGCAGGAACTGCATGATGAAATCTGGCAGTGCCAGATCCATCAGATCCGTATCGAGATCAAGCCGGGCAAGCAATTGGAGATCACTCCCGAAGGCATCCATTGCGATGGGTACCCTTTCAGTGGTGTGCATTTCTGGGGTCGCAATAACGTCGCTGGCGCGGAAAGCCGTCTCTACAGCGCCCAGGAAGAACAATTGGCGGCGACCACTTACGAGGACATCCTCGATACGACCTTTTTCCTTGATCGGGACATGCGCCACTATGTGACCCCCGCCCGCAACACCCACAGCCATGAAATGGCGTTCAGGCAAATCCTGGCGATTTCGTTTTCGCGGCCCGGGACCGCTTTTGACATTGTTCGCTGAACAGCTCGAACCCATGGAGGACTCGGTGCCGCAGATCCTGTTGCGCCGAGCCATGGTCAGGGACGCCGAACGATTGGAGCAATTTTTTCGCGGTTTTGCCGAGGTGTCGTTCTGTGAATGGCAGGATGCGCGGTTCTTGCGTGGCGTGCTGTTGCAGGAAACCACCACCGCCTACATGGCTTTCGATGCGACGGGTGACGTCGTAGGCGCGGTCATCGGCGGTATGCTGGGCACTCGCGGGACAATCAATCACTTGGCAGTCAGCTCGAGGCATCGCACCCAAGGCCTGGGCCAGCGCCTGGTGGAAGCGGCATCCGCTGACATGAAACGGGTCGGCGTGCTGCGCATGTTCCTGTTTGTCGACGATACCAATCTGGCCGGCAAGCGCTTCTGGGCTGCCCAAGGGTTCTGTGAACCTCGGGGCGAAATCACTTTCGAGAGGGATCTATGAACAAGACTTCCAGCCAGCCGCTGGCGGTCGAACCACAAGCCTCGCGAACCTTTGCTGAAGCCAGTCCGGTAGTAGCGGGTTATTTCACGGTTTCGTTTGTGTTCGGTCTGATGGCGGTCAACGCCGGGTTGCCATTGTGGCTCCCGGTGGCGATGTGCCTGTTCGTTTATGCAGGCGCCTCACAATTCGCGGCGTTGGCATTGATCTCCAGCGGGGCGTCGTTGACTACTATTGTGCTCACCACGTTCCTGATCAATGCGCGCCACATGCTCATGTCGGTCTACATGGCCAAGGCCTTGCGGGCGTTGGGACTCAGTCGTTTCGAGCGCTGGTGCTACGCGGCGGGGCTCACGGATGAGTCGTTCGCCTTCCACAGCGTCAAGCTGGGCACCGGGGCACCGGTCAGTGTGCGCTACCTGATCGGTTTCAACCTTTTTTGCCACACGTCCTGGGTGCTGGGCGGCTTGTTGGGGGCCGTTTGTGCGCAATACGCGGCACACCTGATCAAGTATCAGCTCGACTACGCCTTGACTGCCATGATGCTCTACGTGCTGGTTTCGTTGTGCAACACACGCAACAAGCTTATCGCGGCGCTGGCGGCAGTTATCTGCA carries:
- a CDS encoding AzlC family ABC transporter permease, which codes for MNKTSSQPLAVEPQASRTFAEASPVVAGYFTVSFVFGLMAVNAGLPLWLPVAMCLFVYAGASQFAALALISSGASLTTIVLTTFLINARHMLMSVYMAKALRALGLSRFERWCYAAGLTDESFAFHSVKLGTGAPVSVRYLIGFNLFCHTSWVLGGLLGAVCAQYAAHLIKYQLDYALTAMMLYVLVSLCNTRNKLIAALAAVICMGALSLIGSSPFNVFIATFVGCGVGVCLTKRS
- a CDS encoding DUF4123 domain-containing protein; translation: MATQAFMSLDPVAWLAQQPLQENEHLYLVISAASESDAMKAFRLSGPAHPLLPIWGDTPYATWQPVMPYVAQLEPDSALLPWIAQTEALDWGWLAVSRCEPETVLAHLRSLTQVKMPDGNEVFFRFWDGRYLQQILEGLGAEAGNLLPVFERYLINGKPLETSPRKVPAARDWPWWEMPRDLSDALAKQNPSVSLDGLMQWLEEEHLYLFTAWPKSNLRLKVSRYVRQAGARDNLREALLNDLIQEQG
- a CDS encoding GNAT family N-acetyltransferase — its product is MEDSVPQILLRRAMVRDAERLEQFFRGFAEVSFCEWQDARFLRGVLLQETTTAYMAFDATGDVVGAVIGGMLGTRGTINHLAVSSRHRTQGLGQRLVEAASADMKRVGVLRMFLFVDDTNLAGKRFWAAQGFCEPRGEITFERDL
- a CDS encoding 2OG-Fe dioxygenase family protein, with translation MIVLNREVGEALRRDKYVNVRGGDFNLYGHFGDFVRLTKSWENMEPDSYYGQAESGMRFRRYSDFEYNPTTRELKQLEHRAYVQSKANNSYVGGLERHFEDFSNEVINSPVMRSLIDTDFDVYKNVLPQELHDEIWQCQIHQIRIEIKPGKQLEITPEGIHCDGYPFSGVHFWGRNNVAGAESRLYSAQEEQLAATTYEDILDTTFFLDRDMRHYVTPARNTHSHEMAFRQILAISFSRPGTAFDIVR
- a CDS encoding DUF6531 domain-containing protein, coding for MSAKAHIAFVDEELATFKDSLKRYQEQTQAWYAQRADDFSRLRDLPSLTGMERVIKIGDSQKSVGMTDGDFNSNVARCPMKGPLLIESKFESVYDIPIGDIDVDIVDVDTGATSTVKLDAQGKARWADGVPGKYYQIRVHSKVTPAQIDALFSSYDGLTGELEKFLRNKWEGPAGYRQQWSSLSLSGTALAVGSGILEGGWEAIKGVWDGISLVFEILNNPAKFGDELGEGALRLIEVAKQTPEVMKKAMLLASDEAALFLMMRCALIWLASLPPMQTAEDYARMTTAAAMGVVIDIVVAIVLTLVAEGSGVIYLAARVKKYGEIIFKAVIGFVESVFAIINGFMGYVAKYIPVAVRGMAAPMKKGAVELRIDAKKNARLVAGKTGDDASKQATTPTGNSAEPAARTCTDKCPVSMVTGEELLTLNDGQLDGLLPFEWTRLYRTSAVEVDCGLGYGWSHALAHRLEIKGNEVIWTDHENRSTPFPRPSKQRPTITNSLSRAAIYLGSDPNELIVAQAGQRPSFYHFQLRNDGAPLVAISDSYGNRLHITRDGRGQIRRLENGASRCLLLRYDDRRIIALDYQRFQPADTLEQCWTTVQTLVSYKYDAQHRLVEATNAAGETERYRYNEQHVIVERQLAGGASFFWDWENEGKLARCTRHWASFSQMQARYAWDDKGSVTVTNADGSKETYTHDDKARLTSKTDPDGAQHRKAYNEKGQLIAEQDPLGAVTEYRYDEDGLLIAVIPPEEEAVIYEHINGFVSDVHRGEASWKYRRNQQGDITQQTDPDGNITDYHYSDQGRLIHIAHPDGSLHSLAWNKLGQLVEECLPDDSLLQYTYDELGRQVSRQDEHGAITHYQWDAVGRLLQTTLPTGATRAWSYNAYGKVTAERDELGRITRYEYADDLHLISRRLNPDGSE